From one Melospiza melodia melodia isolate bMelMel2 chromosome 6, bMelMel2.pri, whole genome shotgun sequence genomic stretch:
- the LOC134419927 gene encoding calcium-binding protein 2-like: MFFLFRGPQRRGPGSPAPPACRGTPRRHGPGRRGTRGSRPAPRLRGPGTAGTAGSQGRLSRSGASPVELQRAAQEPEPRPPPAFGQDGKPRSGAPGSGAGDPEDVLDAAQTPPMQGYSVLQGLVGPACIFLRQSIAITQRDRELRPEEIEELKQAFREFDKDHDGYISYKDLGECMRTMGYMPTEMELIELSQQITGGKVDFDDFVELMGPKMLAETADMIGIKELRDAFREFDSNGDGQISMAELREAMRKLLGQQLNYREVDEILKDVDLNGDGLVDFEEFVRMMSR, from the exons ATGTTCTTTCTCTTCCGCGGCCCGCAGCGGCGCGGCCCTGgcagccccgcgccccccgcctgcCGGGGCACCCCCCGGCGCCACGGCCCCGGCCGGAGAGGGACCCGCGGCTCCCGGCCGGCCCCTCGGCTCAGGGGTCCCGGTACCGCCGGCACTGCGGGCAGCCAGGGCAGATTAAGCCGTAGTGGTGCGTCCCCCGTGGAGCTTCAGCGGGCTGCCCAGGAGCCGGAGCCCCGGCCGCCCCCCGCTTTTGGGCAG GATGGGAAGCCGCGCTCGGGCGCTCCAGGCTCCGGCGCAGGGGACCCTGAGGACGTGCTGGACGCGGCGCAGACCCCCCCGATGCAGGGATACTCggtgctgcaggggctggtggGGCCGGCCTGCATCTTCCTGCGGCAGAGCATCGCCATCACCCAACGG GACCGGGAGCTGCGGCCCGAGGAGATCGAag AGCTGAAGCAGGCGTTCCGGGAGTTCGACAAGGACCACGATGGCTACATCAGCTACAAGGACCTGGGCGAGTGCATGCGGACCATGGGCTACATGCCCACGGAGATGGAGCTCATCGAGCTGTCCCAGCAGATCA CCGGGGGCAAGGTGGATTTTGATGATTTCGTGGAGCTGATGGGCCCCAAGATGCTGGCGGAGACGGCGGATATGATTGGGATCAAGGAGCTGCGTGACGCCTTCCGCGAG TTTGACAGCAATGGGGACGGACAGATCAGCATGGCGGAGCTGCGGGAGGCCATGCGCaagctcctggggcagcagctcaaCTATCGGGAGGTGGATGAGATCCTCAAGGACGTGGATCTCAATGGCGACGGCCTGGTGGACTTTGAAg AGTTTGTGCGGATGATGTCGCGCTGA
- the CDK2AP2 gene encoding cyclin-dependent kinase 2-associated protein 2: protein MSYKPIAPAPATPGAASASPAPPGPGAPSAATSVPSPSGSVPGAAAPFRPLFNDFGPPSMGYVQAMKPPGAQGSQSTYTDLLSVIEEMGKEIRPTYAGSKSAMERLKRGIIHARALVRECLAETERNART, encoded by the exons ATGTCCTACAAGCCCATCGCTCCCGCCCCCGCTACCCCCGGAGCCGCCAGCGCcagccccgccccgccggggccCGGGGCACCGTCCGCCG CCACGAGTGTCCCGTCGCCCTCCGGTTCTGTCCCTGGCGCCGCCGCCCCTTTCCGGCCGCTCTTCAATGACTTCGGGCCGCCGTCCATGGGCTACGTGCAG GCCATGAAGCCCCCCGGGGCGCAGGGCTCGCAGAGCACCTATACGGACCTGCTCTCGGTCATCGAGGAGATGGGGAAGGAGATCCGGCCCACCTACGCCGGCAGCAAGAGCGCCATGGAGCGGCTGAAGCGGG GGATCATCCACGCCCGGGCGCTGGTCAGGGAGTGCCTGGCAGAGACAGAGCGAAACGCCCGCACGTAA
- the NDUFV1 gene encoding NADH dehydrogenase [ubiquinone] flavoprotein 1, mitochondrial — protein sequence MAGRQLLALRRLPAASFSTAPKKTQFGSLRDEDRIFTNLYGRHDWRLRGALRRGDWYKTKEILLKGVDWILGEIKTSGLRGRGGAGFPTGLKWSFMNKPSDGRPKYLVVNADEGEPGTCKDREIMRHDPHKLLEGCLVAGRAMGARAAYIYIRGEFYNEASNLQVAIREAYEAGLLGGDACGSGYAFDVFVVRGAGAYICGEETALIESIEGKQGKPRLKPPFPADVGVFGCPTTVANVETVSVAPTICRRGGAWFASFGRERNSGTKLFNISGHVNTPCTVEEEMSVPLKELIEKHAGGVRGGWDNLLAVIPGGSSTPLLPKSVCETVLMDFDSLVQAQSGLGTAAVIVMDKSTDIVKAIARLIEFYKHESCGQCTPCREGVDWMNKVMARFVRGDAQAAEIDALWEISKQIEGHTICALGDGAAWPVQGLIRHFRPELEERMRRYNEGKARAASA from the exons ATGGCCggcaggcagctcctggcactgcgGCGCCTGCCCGCCGCCTCCTTCTCG ACGGCGCCCAAGAAGACGCAGTTCGGGTCGCTGCGGGATGAGGACCGGATCTTCACCAACCTCTACGGGCGGCACGACTGGCG GCTGCGGGGCGCGCTGCGCCGCGGGGACTGGTACAAGACGAAGGAGATCCTGCTCAAGGGCGTGGACTGGATCCTCGGCGAGATCAAGACCtcggggctgcggggccgcggcggcGCCGGGTTCCCCACCGGGCTCAAGTGGAGCTTCATGAACAAACCCTCGGACGGGAG ACCCAAGTACCTGGTGGTGAACGCGGACGAGGGCGAGCCGGGCACCTGCAAGGACCGGGAGATCATGCGGCACGACCCGCACAAGCTGCTGGAGGGCTGCCTGGTGGCGGGACGGGCCATGGGCGCCCGCGCCGCCTACATCTACATCCGCGGGGAGTTCTACAACGAGGCCTCCAACCTGCAG GTGGCCATCCGCGAGGCCTACGAGGCCGGGCTGCTGGGCGGCGACGCCTGCGGCTCGGGATACGCCTTTGACGTGTTCGTGGTGCGCGGTGCCGGCGCCTACATCTGCGGGGAGGAGACGGCGCTCATCGAGTCCATCGAGGGCAAGCAGGGGAAGCCCCGCCTCAAGCCCCCCTTCCCCGCTGACGTGG GTGTGTTCGGCTGCCCCACCACAGTGGCCAACGTGGAGACGGTGTCGGTGGCCCCCACCATCTGCCGGCGCGGCGGCGCCTGGTTCGCCAGCTTTGGCCGGGAGCGGAACTCCGGCACCAAGCTCTTCAACATCTCGGGGCACGTCAACACGCCCTGCACGGTGGAGGAGGAGATGTCGGTGCCGCTGAAGGAGCTCATCGAGAAACACGCTG GAGGCGTCCGCGGGGGCTGGGACAACCTGCTGGCCGTCATCCCAGGCGGCTCCTCCACACCGCTGCTGCCCAAGTCTGTGTGTGAGACCGTGCTGATGGACTTCGACTCCCTGGTGCAGGCGCAGAgcgggctgggcacagctgccgtCATCGTCATGGATAAATCG ACCGACATCGTCAAAGCCATCGCGCGCCTGATCGAATTCTACAAGCATGAGAGCTGTGGGCAGTGCACTCCATGCCGGGAAG GTGTGGACTGGATGAACAAGGTGATGGCGCGGTTTGTGCGGGGTGACGCACAGGCTGCTGAGATCGACGCGCTCTGGGAGATCAGCAAGCAGATCGAGGGACACACCATCTGTGCCCTGGGCGACGGTGCGGCCTGGCCTGTGCAG GGCCTCATCCGCCACTTCCGCCCCGAGCTGGAGGAGAGGATGCGGCGCTACAACGAGGGCAAAGCCCGAGCGGCGTCGGCGTAA